From a region of the Pantanalinema sp. genome:
- a CDS encoding response regulator transcription factor, with amino-acid sequence MRILVIEDEPPLANALHEALSAQGHAVDVAHDGVEGLDLLRAVPFDLAVLDVMLPLRSGLEVCREARREGVETPILMLTARDTLQDKVQGLDAGADDYLVKPFELPELMARVRALLRRNSTQKEAVLVVGDLSLDPATGEVWRAGQSIKLGRKERALLEALMRSAGRTLTHDRIVSHLWELDAEPNPEVIRAHVKGLRRAIGDQSEPRLIQTVHGIGYRLAPP; translated from the coding sequence ATGCGCATCCTGGTGATCGAAGACGAACCTCCCCTCGCGAACGCCCTGCACGAGGCCCTCAGCGCCCAGGGTCACGCCGTGGACGTGGCCCACGACGGCGTGGAGGGGCTCGACCTGCTGCGCGCCGTCCCCTTCGACCTGGCGGTGCTCGACGTGATGCTGCCGCTGCGATCCGGCCTCGAGGTCTGCCGCGAGGCCAGGCGAGAGGGAGTCGAGACCCCCATCCTGATGCTGACCGCCCGCGACACCCTGCAGGACAAGGTGCAGGGGCTCGACGCGGGGGCCGACGACTACCTGGTGAAGCCCTTCGAGCTGCCGGAGCTGATGGCGCGGGTCCGGGCGCTCTTGAGGCGCAACTCGACCCAGAAGGAGGCCGTGCTCGTCGTGGGCGACCTCTCGCTGGACCCCGCCACGGGCGAGGTCTGGCGCGCGGGGCAGAGCATCAAGCTGGGGCGCAAGGAGCGCGCCCTGCTCGAGGCCCTGATGCGCAGCGCGGGGCGCACCCTCACCCACGACCGGATCGTCTCCCACCTGTGGGAGCTCGACGCCGAGCCGAACCCCGAGGTGATCCGGGCCCACGTCAAGGGCCTGCGCCGGGCCATCGGCGACCAGTCGGAGCCGCGCCTCATCCAGACGGTCCACGGCATCGGCTACCGCCTCGCCCCCCCATGA
- a CDS encoding Spy/CpxP family protein refolding chaperone, with translation MKRVTTTMVMAAMAVSIHLSGCGRVTPGPIQAPPATSQVATTPSFFVLDAAASSNAQVLSGQSTHAQIMSQLNLDDAQKTELKLIRSKVRALFNREEMKAKWQNMQALLNAQIVDADALKAFIASIDADHKARVDAMVALAGEMRDVLTDEQRDKLVSLVSGEQTGAMAAQALSTFRTNTINALNLSTSQQETLTALQARMEAQHDVKREAKRKAFIQFIVDGNQLALADSLKRSIGHDDVDTSIQWLGSLSQDQRKILVDRLAEIKKAHMALMTEE, from the coding sequence GCCGTCTCGATCCACCTGAGCGGCTGCGGCCGCGTCACCCCCGGCCCGATCCAGGCGCCCCCGGCCACGAGCCAGGTGGCAACGACGCCCAGCTTCTTCGTCCTCGACGCGGCCGCCAGCAGCAACGCCCAGGTTTTGTCGGGCCAGAGCACCCACGCCCAGATCATGAGCCAGCTCAACCTCGACGACGCCCAGAAGACCGAGCTCAAGCTGATCCGCTCCAAGGTCAGGGCCCTCTTCAACCGGGAAGAGATGAAGGCCAAGTGGCAGAACATGCAGGCCCTCCTGAACGCCCAGATCGTCGACGCCGACGCCCTCAAGGCCTTCATCGCGTCCATCGACGCCGACCACAAGGCGAGGGTCGACGCCATGGTGGCGCTGGCCGGCGAGATGCGCGACGTGCTGACCGACGAGCAGCGTGACAAGCTGGTGTCGCTGGTGAGCGGCGAGCAGACCGGCGCCATGGCGGCCCAGGCCCTCTCCACCTTCCGCACCAACACGATCAACGCCCTCAACCTGAGCACCAGCCAGCAGGAGACGCTCACGGCCTTGCAGGCCCGCATGGAAGCCCAGCACGACGTCAAGCGCGAGGCCAAGCGCAAGGCCTTCATCCAGTTCATCGTGGACGGCAACCAGCTCGCGCTGGCCGACAGCCTCAAGCGCAGCATCGGCCACGACGACGTGGACACCTCGATCCAGTGGCTCGGCAGCCTGAGCCAGGACCAGCGCAAGATCCTCGTCGACCGGCTCGCGGAGATCAAGAAGGCCCACATGGCCCTCATGACCGAGGAGTAA